DNA sequence from the Brienomyrus brachyistius isolate T26 chromosome 18, BBRACH_0.4, whole genome shotgun sequence genome:
AAATAAAACATGTTCTAAGTAAAAGGTTGGTAAcactacattaactgcaccttcatactgtaatgcctttattatgcattcacagaacattcataagcagcatgcaagtataccttagcatcctaacatgccctAACAGCTTTTATATGCATtattaacaaacattatatgataataataagCATTATAACTGTATAAatgtataatgtttgttattaaagtAGGCCTATCCCTATATTAAACCtgttaaggtatgataggatgTTAATGCACACTTACATGcttcttatgaatgttctatgaatgcattatgaattcattatgaaggtgcagttaatgtaaagccttACCAAAAGGTTTTAAGGTACCATACATACTTTTCGTAAACCTCTGCCTTTATCAATCAAGTTTTATATGGTGCAGTTATGGAAACTGTCTGAAATTATGCTGCACTGGGTGATTAATAACTACATGCAAATATGGTTTAATTAACATGCACGTGCTGTTCCAGGGGTGCCATGGCTAATGAATATGCACTTCTGTGTAAAATGCTTGTCACATCCTTACCTGTTGTGTAAAAGGTTACATCATCTCTCCGAATGCCCTTGCTTTCTTTTCTAATGACACCCTGAATGTTGCTAAAATAGTATCAAATTGAAAAGTGAGGAGCTGACTAGAGGTGTACATTAAGCTTATTCTGCATATCACATCTTTGTTTATCTCCAGTATTTCTGTAACCttttccctgaaagctataaataAATCAAATGCTTCCCATTGGGATTAAAACCCAAAACCTTGCACTTTACTTACAGCACTATTACCGTAGTGTGATAATAGGCTGGGGGTAAATGACAACAGTGGCCCACTGTGAAAGAATACTGGTTTAGTTTGAGGTTATTGCTAGGGTATAGTGATATGTGAGTCAGGTATTCTGCCCCACTAACGCAAAACACAGTAACTACGCTGAGATTGAAACTGCGAAAAGGTGCTTCTGTAGTTTGTTGGCTGTCCAAGATGCTGGAATattgctggtgggatttgctgccattcaggttgggtatTGATGTTGGGTGATCAGGTCCCTCTCTGTGAGCTTGTGTGGCCCCCCCACCTCGCAGCTGAACTGGCCCCCAGGTGTTTCCACTTCACAATCACATCAGTCACCGGTGACCAGGGCAGCTCTACCAGGACAGAAATGTGGAGATCCGACTTGCTGGAAAGGTGTCCAATGGCGTCCAATGACGGTCCTCGGCTGAATAACCTTCAGTATGATCACCCAATCTGCTGCCACTCTCTGATGCTGCAGATTGTATGGCTGTGTGCTTAATAATACGCCTGCATGTCAGCAATGGCTGTGGCTTATGGGGTCAGTTCCTATTTTTGCCCATATAGTGTTTGTGGTGAATATCCCTCTAAGCCTCTAGCTCTTAGATAGTCACAGTGCAGTTCTCTGTTCGAGCTACATGTAATACATTCATTGATCTTCCATAGTTGCTTGTCCAGGTAAGGACTGTGATTAATCAGGTGCCAAAGGAGGGTTCTTGGGAGCGGCCGAGTTGGTTGGCAGAGGGTGGTTAGCTCCATGCCCTTccactgttttaaaagcactttagaacaacacacaccaacaccacatttGAGCGGATGAGGTAAAGCATGAGGTCTTTTCTCACCCCAGTTCTCTGTTGGCCATCTGGAGCTGGGGGGTCCGAGATGATGAGCTGGCCGTCCGGTTGGGGTCTGGGGTGGTCGGGCTTCTCTGCTGCTGTGGGGACCGGGGTGGTCTTCTTGCCTCCACGCCAGAGAAAAAAAGGGATCTATCTCCGGGGTCTGGTGGTGGATTGTCCCTCTGGGGGTAGTAGTACCTGGATCTGGGAGTATAGAGTATATATAGagggagtgtgagtgtgtggcgttcatttctgtgtgtctccatGTTGGGCGAATGTGTGAATATTtctttatgtgtgcatgagggtgggaacatatgcttgtgtatgtgtgcgcctgtttgtctatgtTCATATGTCAGGTCAGGTcttagactccacctgaaataacatctctgGCTCCCCCAGGGGTGGGACCCTattcccccccccgccacactcctCGGCGATGGATGGGGCCCCTGGCCGCCAGTGCATTGGTGGTTCTCACTGTCCGGTGCTGGATGCTCGGGTGAGTACTGGCTCACTCTCGGCAGTTGCTTGTCGGGGGCAATGATGATAGACCAGGGCAGATGACCCACATgattttggactgcgggagcaCTCAAGGAAAATGGAAATTTGATGATCAACAGAACAAATCAGAATAAAATTTACCTTCAAGAATACGGACTTAAGGATGTGGGTTGCTGGTTCGTGCATAGAACAGGCTGTATACATCAGCAAGGTAATTAATTATAACTGGTGCTTAAAATATTAAGCTGTATCAGTGACTTTTATGTATATCAAAGTCTGAAAAGGCAAGCTTTATAaattactttggataaaagtgtctagcAAGCAGCTAAGgtgaaaatatgaagtgtcaaaGTGGCAGTTAATGAACAAAACATCACAGCAGGCATCTGCCAGGATGAAAACCTGTGTACACTCTTTTTCAGCTACAAGTGTGTGCCTTCCAACCCCAAAAAATGCGATTAAAATGCCAAGAACAGTAGGAAGATTTAGGAACCGCACAATAACCGAAGCAGATGCAGTGAATAATAACAGTTCAGGGAGTTTTAGGAGGATAACTCATCTGAATTCCAGTCAGGGATGTTGACATCATTGCCGCAACATTAACTTCAAgcctaaaaaataaacaagccAGTTGTTGCTATCAGAGATAGGGAATGCAGAAGGCAAGTGAGAGCTCTTCAAGGGAAATTACTTTCCTGGGTGGGGATGACGTGCAATGTTGGAAGGGGGGTGTTATTACAAGGTAAATGAAGGAAATCTGGGACAGTGCACCATGGGGAGGGGTAAATGCACCAGGGAGGAACATGCATGGTGGACACCCCAAACCAGACACGTTTTTCTTTTGAGTCAGCAGCTGAATGTGAAGGTTTTGAGCAGTGTCCTCCACATTAGGCTGACAGACTTGCCATCCTGAAAGCCTAAATGATTTATGAACACGAAGAACTAGAGAGAAGGGAGAAGCCAGGCAGAGACGTATTGCCTGGAGAAGCAGGAGAGAACATGCTCTTCCACATTATTCATTACTCATGAGGAGTGGAAGCAAAATGGAAATGGAATGGCTAGTTGGTGGACATATTTTTTATCTGGCATTCCATGTCTTTCCGTCTTCCATGTGATCTGTGCTTATGCGTTTACCAGGAGTTTAAGCCATTAATTTACCAGTCAGCTCTACACtcatttgccttcagaactgccttatttcttcatggcatagaTCCAACAAGGTGCTTGAAACATTCTTCAGAAACTTTGGTCCATGTTGGCATGACAGCATCATGCAGTTACTGCAGATTTGTTagctgcaccttcatgatgTGAATCTTCTGTTCCATCCCATCCCACAGCTGATCTATTGGACTAAGATCTGGTgactggaggccatttgagaACATCGTCATGTttaagaaaccagtctgagatgatttgATCTTTGTAACATGGTgtgttatcctgctggaagtagccattagaagctgggtgcactgtggtcataaagggatggacatagTCAGCAActatactcaggtaggctgtggcatttAAATGATGCTCAAttggtactaaggggcccaaagtgtgccaagaaaatatccccccacaccattacaccaccagccTGAAATATTGATACAcagcaggatggatccatgctttcatgttcttTATGCCAAATTGTGACCCTACCATCTGCAACCAGAAAATCTAGACTCCATCGGCCAGGCAGTGTTTTTCCAATCTTCCACTGTCCAGTTTCGCTGAGCCAGTGCccactgtagcttcagtttcctgttcttaaCTGACAGAAGTGGCACCCAGTGTGGTCTTCTGCCACTGTAGCCCATCTGCGTCAGAGATGCTTTTCtacataccttggttgtaatgaGTGGAAGGAAGTGTATACATACATATTCAGGGTTTCGTTTTAAGGGATCCACCTTGTTGTTCTATTAATGGAATGATTTTTCAATGATAAAGAACGCCGAAATCAGAACGTATGACGAGCCATGTCTCATTGTAATGatttaatgaaatacttatgcaTTAATAGTATATAACAATTCAGTTAAAGATTATAAATTAAGTCTGTCATGACAGAAAGACGACATTTTGCATGCATATAATCAGGAAGGCAAAGATTCTATGAGCTTCTTTGCCCGTTAAAATGTTAGTTACGTTAGTGTCAGTTTTCTTAGTTGACCTGAAATAGCCAGTCTTCTCATCAATAAATACAGAGCACTACGCCATACATATTTAAATAGGAGCATTCAAAATTTATATTCCTTGGGTTTGACTTGGTACAAAGGGGCATAGGGTCACTATCTTTCTTTGTATGCAGTTTCTGTCTCTTATGGATTTGCAATAATTCCTTTCCGTTTGAGGTGAAATGGGTAACACAGAAATAGAAATAAGCAACAAACTTAAAAGCTAACAGTTTGGAACGAAATCTTCCCTGATGTTCAAACTTCTTCACACACCTCTACAACGTGCATATATCTGATTCTTTATCtctcagttttatttaaaatcacTGCTTCACTCACCGCAACCTCTTCTGGTCCAAATAAATATAATAGTCATTGAGACAGGTATACGTTTTgatggcttctttatttatatgtaCAGTGGGTTTGTTTTACCTTTTCTGTGGGATCACAAATGCCACCACTAACAATGACCTGAATAGGGTTTAGAACACATTACCCTGTTCCCATGTCAGCTAGGAAGAATATATAAGAATGTAGATATGCTTAAGAATAAAATGTCCAGCATCATTTATAAACACTAGATAAAATCAGTTGAAAAGCCAGTCCTGCTGTCCGATCGTACAATATCATTTCACATTCATTTTcatctttaaaataacagcATTTCAGAGTGGCATGGAATGGACTTTGCTCACACAAAACTGCTATTCAGCACAATCTCTGACCTGTGGTGCTGACTGGCGTGAACAGCATCCCTGAATCAACATAAATCTTAGAGGGATCAAGGGCGAGAGCTGAAAGGAAGGGAAGACTGAGAACCCGTGTGCAGTTACGCAACGATGTGTGGGCCAGGTCCCCGGCAGGGATTGCAAATGCATGACGTTTTATGAAAGCCCATAAAGAACATGCATGGTCCTCAGAATGCATTTCGGCTTGGAAATCAATTATTAGATATATCTAGATGATTGTACCATGAGTCACTTTCTTGTGACTAGCTTTGGAGCAGGAGAACACGTCGACAGATGGTTTCCAAATTACTCGGCCGTTTGGACCCTGAACCATGACGTCTTTGCACTAATGGGTCAGTAGTTATGGCTGATCACTGGCCAACTTCTCCTGACTGACCTCCTCTCGCCTATTCCAAAAATGTGCTAATTTCTTTCCACCATCAGCCAGGCTGACATTCATCCTCTCAGAACTACCTATACATACTTGCCAcgtactggttaaaaatatataactaCCACCTATATAactatacacactcacacaccattcactctcacacgcacgtctacgggcaatttagcaactccaattagacttagcatgtttttggactgtggggggaaaccggagtttttatatatataaaaagcacATAAATCAAATGCTTAATTACTCCTATGTTGTACACTGAAGCAAGTTTACTTTAGATTAGCTGTTTTTTTAACAATAGCGTTCTTGCTCCATTTTTCGCTCATACTTGTCAGTCATCATCCTCTTCGTCTTCATCTCCCTCAGCATCCTCCATCTCCTCCTGAGATTCCCTCTGTTCTTCCAGTGCAGCCTTCAAAGCCTGTTCCTCCTCCAAACTGGGGTCAGCAGCTTCTGTGATGTCTGGCCCGCTTGGGTATTccgactggggtggggggggcagtggtggATTATATTCCTCTGCTAGAAACTTCGAGCCCCAACCTATGTATATGTTTTCAAATGtcctgtggggaaaaaaaaagaaagaaaaaaaagacaattacAGAGAGAACGGTTTGTGATGACACCTTCTCCTAGTGCTGTCTGTTTGGCACTACAGCCGTGGGAAAAAATGAGAGActactctatatttttaaacaaattttcagaaaccagccaggaaaAAGGcggaagtgactttctaatgccagagatgaccattaACTTATACAACTGTTTGTCATGAATCAtaagatgacatcaagtgaccttcgaaaggaatgggaaacgttaagcacaggtgtgaggtgcactgctaggacggtttgtatcaggctcctagaagcaggactgaagttccATAAAgcgaggaagaagcccttcattaaagacaaacagagaagaaccaggttGCAGTTAgcaaaaatatatgtattattcagcggccataaattgagaaatgagtgaaataaGAAACTGTGCTGTGGACTCTTCATTTCTTCTGCGACTGTATTAACTGGACTGAAGTTCCAGAATCCTTCAGAAACCACATTTGCAAAGAACATTTCTGTTACCAACAGTATCTTACTTCCCACAAGCAAATGCATAGGCTCCCGGCCAAAGGTTGGAACGCAGCACGGCGATGGCGAACTTGGAGATGATGCTGGAGGACACCTTACAGCTCCAGGGAGGGGTGCTGTTGATCTCTAGGGCAAACAGACGGCATACAAgggaaataaaactgaaaaacgtcttggtaacactttctatgaatgcaatGTCTATataacaatccatccatccatcatcaccaCTTAGTCcccactgggggcaggggggaaccaaccctgggtgggTGCCAACACACTTCAGGGTGCACACACTCAAAAAGGGCCAATTTAAACATGCCAAATAGCCTACCCTGcacgcttttggactgtgggtggaaaccaGAGCCCCTGGTGAAAACCCACGTGAACAAAGAGAGAGCTCGCaagctccacacagaaaggacccaggATCAAactcaggaccttcttgctgtgaggcagtgGTGCTAAACTCCGCACCGCCCCTGTCTATAAGAATCTACAAACAAATTTACAACATattgtaatgcattcataaagcattataaacatggctataaacatTCAGAAAAAGGTACAGcacattatagctatgtttATTATGCCTTATGAAAGCCTTACGAAGCTCCCGTCTATAATGCACgaaagataccttcataatgcagtacaaggcatccTTAATTCTGATACTCACCATTACAATGTATCGTGAAGGTATCTTTGGTGCATTTTGCATGacagcttcattggagcttatgaagtattatgatCAGCACtgtaatgccttatgactgccaagagaagatgctgtaatgctttattcttATACCAACCAATGACGTCCAATGACGTGTCCAATGACGTGTCCAATGACGGTCCTCGGCTAACTAATCTCTCCTGTATGACCACCCAATCTGCTGCCATAGTCTGATGCCGCAGATTGTTTGGctgtgtgcttaattatacacctgtATGTCAGCAATGGGTGTGGCTTAGGTGGCCAGGTCCTGTAATTGCCATGGGTCTCCAAATACTTTAGTCCATATAATGTATGTCTGTAATACCTCAGTAGCAGTACTAATCAACTACTTTACTCTCTTCCCCGTCCATGTCTGCATACTAACTGTGCCCAGGAACAAACAACAAAATATCATGATGCAAACCTTGCATTATTATTAAGCCTGCAGTAATGCAGCCCACATGGATTGGAAGAAGAACAAGGCCGAACCTGCATCCTCCGAAAGCGGCGTGAGGAGTGGTGGCCCCACTTCTGGCTCTGGCTCATCtggctcttcctccttctcctcttctggTTCCTCTTCTTCCTCAGGCTTCTCCGCCAGATTTATCCAAGTACAGCGACCCTGAACAGGGAAATCATCCTGACTGCCTTAGCAGTAAATCGCACGAGTCTATAACAACATATCTGTACATATTTGCACATCCTGAAAGCACAAGTTTTAGTCTCGCAAGATGTTTTTTAGCAACCATTTTTAGCCATCCCTCCTGTGGTACCTGTGGCAGAATGTACTGGATATGATGCACCCAGTTGGACAGGGAGTTTGCCAGCTCGGAAATGGGGATTCCCTCAAAGTCTGGGTTCTCCTCGAAGCTGGCACGGGAGGAatcctcttcctcttcacctTCCTCCTCCACAAACTGGTAAAACCCCAGTGGGCTCGCTTGTGTGCTCGCCGAAATGCGGGCAATCTGGGCCCGCAGGTAGTTGGCTTCATTGCCGGGGAATGGGGGATAGCTGACTATGGGGGCGTCCAATCTTCCAGTGAAGAACTTGCGGATTTTGCGAGCGACAGTTATTTGGGCAGGAGTGACAGGGGGCAATCTCACCCACGGCAGGCCCGGCTCCCTACATACAAAATAAGTGAATTTATTGGCACCTGCTCCATTGTCCTCCTTTGGAACCACAGGTGGGGGCTTGTAGGTAGATTTTGGGAAGGATATGATCTGAAACACAGAacaatgtggaaaaaaaataaaatgcatccgTAAGCATAATAACTACCAAATTATAAATTTTTGCTTCTGCTTTTATTGAGACTGATATATAAATGTATTGTACATGTTTTTCCAAAAACAATCACttatacacatatacaaatgTTCATGTTATTACTATATACCTATACATTTTTACAATATATAATCTACTTAAACTTCcaataaagtgttttttttttatgaaactaCACTTTCAATAAGAAGTTTTCTGAtgtaaattaattatttttcttCAGCGACCTTAACATTTGAATATTTCTTGTATTTAAACCTTGTATTTCAAACTTTTttgaacaaacaaacacaaataaaaaaatgaaacattgtTAAAAGGCAAATATTCGCAGCCTAAATCATGAGGAAAACAGCAAGTTCCATTGTGAATCTTTTTGGAATAAGTCAGCTTTTCATGTGCGGATCGTGTTATATTATCTGATTGCTCTTGCAAAGACTAAGTAGATTGTCGTTTGATTTGACAcacacttcctgtttttgaggGACTCCAGCATCACCATGGATGTGTGCCTTGGGTCATTATCAGCCTTAATCTTAAATCGAACCGAAACAAATATTCTGCAAAGATTTACCCAAACTTTGGCCTCTGTCCTGAGAGGTTTCACAGTCCCTGCTGACAAATAGCGTTCCCGTAACACATTGTTACCAGCACCTTTGTTTAAAATAAGTCTTGTTACCTGGATGATGTACTGCACTGCAGTTTGCCTCAGAAACACAGTCTTTGGGATTAGTGTGTTTCAATTTCCATGCCAACAAGGAACGTCCTGCTGTCTTCTATTTATTAAATGCCACTGTAGCTCTGCACATTTTGTGCACTTCCTCTTTACACATTGTGCAGCTTTTCTGACCACTGTTAATCTCACCCAGATCCTCTTTTTAGAGAAATGGCCAGCCACATTTACTCCCTTGTCACCAACCCAACAGCACTTTGCACAATACTCTAAAGGCCATTTAATTCCCTCGTGTAATATTTGCCATTGCGCTACCTTTAATTTTTCAttaaccaaaagtaaccaaaGTGCTGTCTTTGTGCTTATACCTTCTCTTTCAAAACTGACGTAATAGATTTCATTTAAAATGATCAGTTTAAATCTGATAATTGTAATAAATCTTTGATTTGCCACTGATAGCTTTAAAGTAACTGCTAAAGTGAGGTAATGCAATAATGCAATTCTGGGTATGGGTCCTTTTCCCAAATGCCATACTGACTAGTACCTTTCCTACAGACACCGTGATTACTAAATCCAGGTTCATCCCAAACCGACTGTTTACCTTGTTAAGCTCCAGTTTTACCTGCCTGGCAAATACAACCAAATGGTGAAAGATGCAATGCAGGTAGACAGTACCACCTAATGGACAAAGAAAGTACTACAGTTTTGGGTTTTTTCCCAGTCTATACAAGTTGTACAGGAAAAGAATTCTTTGCGTAATTTTTGTAAACGCTTTTGCAAAAGACCAACAAGGACAAGTGTAACTGCAAGCAGCATTCTGGGACAGAAAAGCCCCTCTGAAGTGGGGGAAATGGACATTTTAAATGATACACTCATGTTAACCCAAGCATGTAAATGATgttatctgctaaattaatgtaaattaaacaGAGGCTGATTGCCTTGTTAAATACTGTAAGACTCTACACTGATATATTGCAGCAGTCATTTTCAGCCAGCATAGAGGCCTGACTAGAGGAACATTTTTCTGGGTTTAAGGAGAGAAGTACCAGGTTTATACACTTAATCACACATCAAGGACAATAACAAACACATTCAAAACTACACCTCCAAAGACATGTACTGTATAGACGTTCTCCACCTCAGCAGTGCGGGCCTCCTCTTCATCCACTCTGCtgtcctctgcttctctctcctCATCTTCACTAGCTTCATCCAGGgcatcctcctcatcctcctccccCTCTCGGAACTCTACCTCTGCCACCAGGTAGCTACTCTCTGTGCCCAAGATCTTCCCCCAGAACCTGCAGCGCTGAAGAGGCTGAGCGTCCACCAGTTGCTTGAGTGCCAGGAAGACCCGGTATGTCTCCTCCCTGCCCAGGCCCACTCCAGCCTGCTCCAGGTAAAAAGCCAGCTCTGCCACATTGGGGAGAGGAGACTCCATCTTGAGGACCATAAAACAGGGACAGTGACTCAACCACACATATTTGGACGGTACTTAGTAGTGATTATGAAATGAAGATTCATGAAccacttgctgtattttctgaccccactagatggggctgtctgttcaaaaaagggctCATAGCAAACCAGGAGCGCCATCTACTGGGGTCAAAAAAGACAGCAAatagttcatgaagcttcaATCAGCGATCAGTAGTACTTCCTAATTTTGACTGACACAGAACATACAGGTTAGCCATTATTTGTTATACACCTGTTCCTCTTGTGCTCCATCTTCTCCGCCTTTGTGAGAGAACAGCACCTTTTGCTGCTCGGCTGTCACGTGGGGTGGAGTGGTGACGTGGATGTCCCTCAAGGTGCTCTGGGTGTCCTGCAGCCCAGCCCGCTTAACCTCACGACTCAGGTCCTCAAAAACATCTACTACGTTCTCTGGACGCTCCTCCATTACCTTGGTCAGCAACCGGGCCAAGTGATCATATCTGGGGAAGGAAATGATGCCTCACTGCAAGTGTTTCTATGGTATCACACGCGTTGCTGATCAAAGCTCAGGTGGCTTACATTAAAAACTTTCCagatattattttaaaacacaattCTATTCCGGTATTTCCCGTTAGAATTTGCTGGTGGGGGGCGTTCTGTAATATatggtatatatgtgtgtgtgcgtggattTCCTCTGGCCGTTAAATTAATGTGCATGAGCCTAGCGCCTCTCAGTGCGCTTGGCTGCATGGGATCGGCTCCGGCCTCTGAACGAAACATTAAAAATCTTGCGCTCGTACCAGCTTGGTGATATTATGATAGTGCAAGTTTGCCTGTTTTCTTGGCAACGAGAAGTTGCCGTGTACCTTCAGCGTGCATTAATTACATTAGCTACAGTAGCAACTAGTTATCCAACAAAGAGTAAATACTCACAGATTAAGATTACTCTTCGTGCTGTTCGTAAGCATGAAAGCTTTGAGGGATCTCGCTGCTTGTTCCTTTTCATTATTTAACATTTCCTCTGGCGGCTCCATCATAAGGAAAACAATGGTCTATTGCCACAGCAGTTTATCGACAGTTAAACTACAATATAGTTTACCTAAGAAATAAAGCTTCTGAATACTTTGGATTTATTATGGTGGTGTTACATGAAAGTAGATAACTAGGCTATTGTATTGATTTTAATGCTAAGTCTAAACCTTAAGTTTCTCAGCGACAGCGTAATAGAGTttcaacacaatggaactgtTGTTAGGGTAAACAACACCGTTGCTGAGGCTCGAGCCTCACTGAAACTCATCATGTGCCCATTTTTCCTGCCAACTGATTCCAAGCGCAACAACGCATGCGCGAATCTACTTTACATCACTCGTGTAAGTCGTCATAAAAGTCTTGCTGTCCTCCCATGCTGTTGATATTTGTGTTTATTATAAATAACTGAGTTGATTGTTATGTTGTATGTATTCTTGCGGACTCCGAATTCCGTAAATATCGCACCTATCATATTTTACTATCACACTCGACGGGACACGTTTTATTTGATGTGTTGCTTGTTGGGACTACTTGAAACTGTGATCAATGTTGAAATTGAAGtaaaaaaacaagatgtacACGGAACTATGTTCTACGATGTTTTACGTGGAACTAAACTTGTTTGACAATACATTCTTACACTggcatataatatatatatataatatatatataatgcaagATAATGGGCAAAGATTCACCGAGACACACTTTAAAATCTTCTGGAAAGCCTTCTTAGAAGAgtagcagctgttatagctgcatagggggggaccaactccatactgatacctatggatttagaatgtgatgtcataaaagttcctgtaatggccaggtgtcccaatacaatTCATATACCATAGCTTTCAGTAATCTATCGTTTTATTTTTACTGATGCAACTACTAAAACAGTTCTGTGTATGTGAATGGCTAGCAAGAACACATATGTTTTATGTACTTCACTACTTAATGTGAGTTGCAAAATATTACAACTCAAATGTAAATGGATTCACGCAGCTAGCGTCCTTTATCGTATGGCAGAATACAACTGCAAGGTGAAACACAGCCATCTTCTCTGAATATTCAGAGatgttaattttttaatttagaGAAACAATATTCATTAACATTTATCGTTAAACGTACAATTTAATGAAAAGCATGAAACCAAGTGAAATGCAAGAATTTAATTCCAGGTATTGACTTCAAGTTTATATTTTTGCAATAAGCCATTTTATTTACTGGCATTATAATTCAAGTAATTTTTTGTTTGGGTTTCTAAAAGAAATTAATTAGAAGTGAATTCAACATGTAcaaattcatttattttatccCCATGAGGCTAGAAATTTTACAGGGAAACgtaagaaaaacagaaattgCCCTCTAAACATATAACACATAAAAAAAC
Encoded proteins:
- the rsph4a gene encoding radial spoke head protein 6 homolog A, with amino-acid sequence MMEPPEEMLNNEKEQAARSLKAFMLTNSTKSNLNLYDHLARLLTKVMEERPENVVDVFEDLSREVKRAGLQDTQSTLRDIHVTTPPHVTAEQQKVLFSHKGGEDGAQEEQMESPLPNVAELAFYLEQAGVGLGREETYRVFLALKQLVDAQPLQRCRFWGKILGTESSYLVAEVEFREGEEDEEDALDEASEDEEREAEDSRVDEEEARTAEIISFPKSTYKPPPVVPKEDNGAGANKFTYFVCREPGLPWVRLPPVTPAQITVARKIRKFFTGRLDAPIVSYPPFPGNEANYLRAQIARISASTQASPLGFYQFVEEEGEEEEDSSRASFEENPDFEGIPISELANSLSNWVHHIQYILPQGRCTWINLAEKPEEEEEPEEEKEEEPDEPEPEVGPPLLTPLSEDAEINSTPPWSCKVSSSIISKFAIAVLRSNLWPGAYAFACGKTFENIYIGWGSKFLAEEYNPPLPPPPQSEYPSGPDITEAADPSLEEEQALKAALEEQRESQEEMEDAEGDEDEEDDD